A portion of the Pseudarthrobacter sp. L1SW genome contains these proteins:
- a CDS encoding phosphatase PAP2 family protein — protein MAAGKNPPHTAAAQTGVKGEVHQDRFVGGQDLTRWDTRPGRLLASMAQRISRLFGSHAVLVLTLAVGAALAVSLAAVFAQVYESVVEADGVAGLDHPVLDGAKTLRSPGLDLLITAYTDIGGTVGMPVLALAVMAGLALKRRSLTPVILMLVAGLGSLLMTIAGKELVGRTRPDLADAVPPYEYSASFPSGHSLNSVVIAGIVAYLVILRLTTASARVLTAVVAAVFAATMGLSRVYLGHHWLTDVLGAWALGAAWLALVITAHRLYLTTRVHPAAQAPASNP, from the coding sequence ATGGCTGCAGGCAAGAATCCGCCCCACACAGCTGCGGCCCAGACAGGGGTTAAAGGCGAAGTCCACCAGGACCGCTTTGTCGGCGGGCAGGACCTCACCCGGTGGGATACCCGGCCCGGCCGGCTCCTGGCGTCCATGGCCCAACGCATCAGCCGCCTGTTCGGGTCCCATGCGGTGCTGGTCCTCACCTTGGCTGTCGGGGCGGCGCTGGCGGTGTCGTTGGCCGCGGTTTTTGCGCAGGTCTACGAATCCGTCGTCGAAGCCGATGGCGTGGCCGGGCTCGACCATCCCGTCCTGGACGGCGCAAAAACGCTCAGGTCTCCGGGCCTGGACCTCCTCATCACCGCCTACACGGACATTGGCGGAACTGTCGGCATGCCAGTGCTGGCCTTGGCCGTCATGGCCGGGCTCGCGTTGAAGCGCCGGTCCCTGACCCCTGTCATCCTCATGCTCGTTGCCGGGCTGGGTTCACTGCTGATGACCATCGCGGGCAAAGAACTGGTGGGCAGGACCAGGCCGGACCTGGCAGATGCCGTCCCGCCCTACGAGTACTCGGCCTCATTCCCCAGCGGCCACTCCCTGAACTCGGTGGTGATCGCCGGGATCGTGGCTTACCTGGTTATCCTCCGGCTCACCACGGCCAGCGCCCGGGTACTTACGGCAGTGGTGGCGGCGGTTTTTGCGGCGACCATGGGGCTAAGCCGCGTCTACCTCGGCCACCACTGGCTTACCGACGTGCTGGGCGCGTGGGCACTTGGAGCGGCCTGGCTGGCCCTGGTAATCACTGCCCACCGCCTCTACCTCACCACCCGGGTGCACCCAGCGGCCCAGGCTCCGGCGTCCAACCCCTGA
- a CDS encoding oxygenase MpaB family protein — protein sequence MVGGIAELGAEAILLAGAGRAILLQLAEPGVARGVAEHSTFTDRPVNRLKGTLTYVYAVVYGTDEQVREVRRRVNRAHVPVHGTADGRSPGYNAYDPELQLWVTATLYDTAVTIIEKIYGPLDDESADAMYRDYAKLGTALQLPEQMWPEDRAAFARYWDGRIRALRADENAVRFGRGLLYPRHAALWYRAIMPFARFLTAGLLPYQLRSDFGLPWSDSRERRFKRTFQILAVTYPKLPQGIRHWFKDYCLDQLKTPSRQAVDA from the coding sequence ATGGTGGGTGGAATTGCCGAATTGGGTGCAGAGGCCATCCTGCTTGCCGGAGCAGGGCGGGCCATTCTGCTGCAGCTTGCCGAACCCGGGGTGGCGCGCGGCGTCGCCGAGCACAGTACGTTTACCGACCGCCCCGTCAACAGGCTCAAGGGCACGCTGACCTATGTCTATGCCGTGGTTTACGGCACCGACGAGCAGGTGAGGGAGGTCCGGCGCAGGGTGAACCGTGCCCACGTCCCCGTGCACGGGACCGCCGACGGCAGGTCACCCGGCTACAACGCCTACGATCCCGAGTTGCAGTTGTGGGTGACGGCCACGCTCTACGACACCGCCGTGACCATCATCGAGAAGATCTACGGACCGCTCGACGACGAATCCGCCGACGCCATGTACCGCGACTACGCGAAGCTTGGGACAGCCCTCCAGCTGCCCGAGCAGATGTGGCCCGAGGACAGGGCGGCGTTCGCCCGCTACTGGGACGGGCGGATCCGCGCACTCCGGGCCGACGAGAATGCGGTGCGCTTTGGCCGGGGCCTGCTGTACCCCAGGCATGCAGCGCTGTGGTACCGCGCCATCATGCCGTTCGCCAGGTTCCTCACGGCGGGCCTCCTGCCGTACCAGTTGCGCAGCGATTTCGGCCTGCCATGGAGCGACAGCCGTGAGCGGCGCTTCAAGCGCACCTTCCAGATCCTGGCCGTGACCTATCCGAAGCTGCCCCAGGGCATCCGGCACTGGTTCAAGGACTACTGCCTGGACCAGCTCAAAACCCCGTCCCGCCAGGCAGTGGATGCGTAG
- a CDS encoding Hpt domain-containing protein, which yields MTQPDAYARPLLDPAVLERLRDDLEDDEGVWKVFVENFIAQMPQRLQKVRLSLTTGDVTGSMDAVLSLKTSSQMVGAERLAAYAAELEQSLRREAASTDPAVALPLVAADHLRRIKQCAQRTVYVLQNHLKQGH from the coding sequence GTGACGCAGCCGGACGCCTATGCCCGGCCACTCCTGGACCCCGCAGTGCTGGAGCGCCTGCGCGACGATCTCGAGGATGACGAGGGAGTGTGGAAGGTCTTCGTGGAGAACTTCATCGCGCAGATGCCCCAACGGTTGCAGAAAGTGCGCCTTTCGCTCACTACCGGCGACGTGACGGGTTCCATGGACGCGGTGCTGAGCCTGAAGACCTCCAGCCAGATGGTGGGGGCGGAGAGGCTGGCAGCGTATGCCGCCGAACTTGAACAGTCCCTGCGCCGCGAGGCCGCGAGCACGGACCCGGCCGTCGCCCTGCCGCTGGTCGCGGCGGACCACCTCCGGCGGATCAAGCAGTGCGCCCAGCGGACCGTCTACGTCCTGCAGAACCACCTGAAACAAGGGCATTGA
- a CDS encoding metallophosphoesterase: MALKTLATTTTTAALLALGLLASQPANAADNAPKNADGHEAFSFGVIGDIPYGEQEIAKFPARIQDLNADRSLDFVAHVGDIKNGSSVCSDGYFAFIREQFDTFELPLVFTPGDNEWVDCHRTNNGAYNPLERLDKLREVFFNEPGKTLGATMPVKSQEALGLPENVRFTENRVAFSVVNVQGSNNSLQPWSGLGKTAVTPEQQAEVEYRTEAVLDQIRATFSDAARRNDRAVVLMAQADMFDPSLLAAATANPAAVSGFREIVDAIVEETNRFDGPVYLINGDSHVFAENQPLAPGSPWLDIYGQDAAADDLQRITVDGSANATNYVRFTASGNSAAGPVLSWEKVPFTQ; encoded by the coding sequence GTGGCTTTGAAGACCCTTGCAACCACAACGACGACGGCGGCCCTCCTTGCGCTCGGCCTCCTGGCCTCCCAGCCGGCAAACGCCGCCGACAACGCCCCCAAGAATGCCGACGGGCACGAAGCCTTCAGCTTCGGAGTCATCGGCGACATCCCCTACGGCGAACAGGAAATCGCGAAGTTCCCGGCCCGCATCCAGGACCTCAACGCGGACCGCAGCCTCGATTTTGTGGCCCACGTCGGTGACATCAAGAACGGATCGTCCGTCTGCTCGGACGGGTACTTTGCCTTCATCCGGGAACAGTTCGACACGTTCGAGCTCCCGCTGGTGTTCACGCCGGGCGACAACGAGTGGGTGGACTGCCACCGCACCAACAACGGCGCCTACAACCCGCTCGAGCGTCTGGACAAGCTGAGGGAAGTGTTCTTCAACGAACCCGGCAAGACCCTCGGCGCCACCATGCCGGTCAAGTCCCAGGAGGCCCTCGGGCTTCCGGAAAATGTCCGCTTCACCGAGAACCGGGTTGCCTTTTCCGTGGTGAACGTCCAGGGCAGCAACAACTCGCTCCAGCCGTGGAGCGGCCTCGGCAAAACTGCCGTGACGCCCGAACAGCAGGCCGAAGTCGAATACCGCACGGAAGCAGTCCTGGACCAGATCCGCGCCACTTTCAGTGACGCCGCCCGGCGCAACGACAGGGCAGTGGTGCTGATGGCCCAGGCCGACATGTTCGATCCCTCGCTGCTGGCTGCCGCCACCGCCAACCCGGCGGCAGTTTCGGGCTTCCGGGAGATCGTGGACGCCATCGTTGAGGAAACGAACCGGTTCGACGGCCCGGTGTACCTCATCAACGGAGACAGCCACGTCTTCGCCGAGAACCAGCCCCTGGCGCCGGGGTCGCCGTGGCTGGATATCTACGGCCAGGATGCGGCAGCTGATGATCTTCAGCGAATCACGGTGGACGGCTCTGCCAACGCCACCAACTATGTGCGGTTCACGGCGTCGGGGAACAGCGCGGCCGGGCCGGTCCTGTCATGGGAAAAGGTTCCCTTCACGCAGTAG
- a CDS encoding phosphatidylinositol-specific phospholipase C/glycerophosphodiester phosphodiesterase family protein, with protein sequence MFVKSAITALVALASLTGTAAAPSAAASSAVAHTSSPSPVLGQPLAAAHAHNDYEHDRPLFDALEHGFTSVEADVWLVDGELLVAHDLEDAKAGVTLESLYLDPLEDLVRGQQGHSVYPGWNGSLQLLIDIKSEGEATYAAIEQELAEHRDIMSRYSQGKTKTGPVTAVISGNRPLATMQAEDQRFGFYDGRASDLSSGMPATLMPLVSNNWTKLFTWQGVGPMPELERAKLHAYVATAHANGYRVRFWATPDQAGDARDAVWNELYNAGVDHINTDDLEGLQQFLTARTQ encoded by the coding sequence GTGTTCGTGAAAAGCGCCATCACCGCCCTCGTTGCCCTGGCCTCCCTGACAGGGACCGCCGCAGCCCCCTCGGCCGCAGCCTCCTCGGCCGTAGCCCACACGTCCAGCCCTTCACCCGTCCTGGGACAGCCGCTGGCCGCCGCCCATGCCCACAACGACTACGAGCATGACCGCCCCTTGTTCGACGCCCTGGAGCACGGCTTCACCAGCGTGGAGGCCGACGTATGGTTGGTGGACGGCGAACTGCTGGTGGCGCACGACCTTGAGGACGCGAAGGCCGGCGTCACGCTGGAAAGCCTCTACCTTGACCCGCTGGAAGACCTGGTCCGTGGCCAGCAGGGCCACAGCGTGTACCCGGGCTGGAACGGCAGCCTGCAGCTCCTCATCGACATCAAGAGCGAAGGTGAAGCCACCTACGCCGCCATCGAGCAGGAGCTTGCTGAACACCGCGACATCATGAGCCGCTACAGCCAAGGCAAAACCAAGACCGGTCCCGTCACCGCGGTGATCAGCGGAAACCGTCCCCTCGCCACGATGCAGGCGGAGGACCAGAGGTTCGGGTTCTACGACGGCCGCGCGAGCGACCTCAGCTCCGGGATGCCCGCCACCCTGATGCCGCTGGTCAGCAACAACTGGACGAAGCTCTTCACCTGGCAGGGCGTCGGCCCTATGCCGGAGCTGGAGCGGGCCAAGCTGCACGCCTACGTGGCGACCGCGCACGCCAACGGCTACCGCGTCCGCTTCTGGGCAACCCCGGACCAGGCCGGCGACGCCCGCGACGCCGTCTGGAACGAGCTCTACAACGCCGGCGTGGACCACATCAACACGGACGACCTTGAGGGGCTGCAGCAGTTCTTGACGGCCCGCACGCAGTAA
- a CDS encoding DUF5671 domain-containing protein encodes MTSPAQLAAPASGHAQVALRRLIQYALLLALVVIAASGLSGLLERLFTSGAVLASTDVAGLAQSLAFTLIGGPLALLLWWFVWRRLDDEAERTSGGWGLYITAMYGISLIIFTTSFLGLATSFIGQRGNDWAPTLANSIVWAAIWAWHLWMWKHPKKPTAHLDDVRTVVGSVFGLLLGAGAGIAALGGLLDVAVRGFPLTVTVEPWWYSVLRSLVWAAGGAVVWWWHWFREGGRRFQTGLVDVIMIAVGIFAAGITALGGAGVVVFVLLRLAFDRNNPMSELLEPLGPAMAGALVGALVWRYHRAVSVRRSPGTMRASLLVTSAVALAAAASGVGVVVNALLAAAVSPLAGGATRTLLLGGISSLLVGGPVWWLAWKPLKQPRTAEDIPPGRRIYLIAFFGVSAVVALVTLLVIGYRLFEFLLGDVTGGSLLDRIRAPFGLLVAAGLVAGYHFALWRHDRVLLAAARPARTRTIDAVTLVTAQPADAEALAAGIAEATGGARVTLWLRADDGASAVPASGAGTGGAASGGAASVAETSAPAEDVIPRIAAALEGVMAHHVLVVLGPAARLDVIPLASAGSRR; translated from the coding sequence ATGACCTCCCCCGCGCAGCTGGCGGCCCCGGCGTCGGGCCACGCCCAGGTCGCCCTGCGCCGGCTGATCCAGTACGCCCTTCTGCTTGCCCTGGTGGTGATCGCGGCTTCCGGCCTCAGCGGGCTGCTCGAACGCCTGTTCACCTCGGGGGCTGTCCTGGCCTCCACGGACGTGGCCGGACTGGCCCAATCGTTGGCATTCACCCTGATCGGCGGACCACTCGCCCTGCTTTTGTGGTGGTTTGTCTGGCGGCGGCTCGACGACGAGGCCGAACGCACTTCCGGCGGCTGGGGCCTGTACATCACCGCCATGTACGGCATCTCACTCATCATCTTCACCACCTCCTTCCTGGGGCTGGCAACCTCATTCATTGGGCAGCGGGGCAACGATTGGGCGCCCACGCTCGCCAACAGCATTGTCTGGGCGGCCATCTGGGCCTGGCACCTTTGGATGTGGAAGCACCCGAAGAAGCCCACGGCGCACCTGGACGACGTGAGGACCGTCGTCGGGTCCGTGTTCGGCCTGCTGCTCGGTGCCGGCGCAGGCATCGCAGCCTTGGGCGGGCTGCTCGATGTCGCGGTCCGCGGTTTCCCGCTGACCGTCACGGTCGAGCCCTGGTGGTACTCCGTGCTCCGTTCACTGGTGTGGGCGGCGGGCGGGGCGGTCGTGTGGTGGTGGCACTGGTTCAGGGAGGGCGGGCGGCGTTTCCAAACGGGCCTTGTTGACGTCATCATGATCGCCGTCGGGATTTTCGCTGCCGGCATCACTGCCCTTGGCGGCGCCGGCGTGGTGGTGTTTGTGCTCCTGCGGCTGGCGTTCGACCGGAACAACCCCATGAGCGAGTTGCTTGAGCCGTTGGGCCCCGCCATGGCCGGGGCGCTGGTGGGGGCGCTGGTGTGGCGGTATCACCGCGCCGTCTCGGTCCGCCGCTCCCCCGGCACCATGCGGGCGAGCCTCCTGGTTACGTCGGCAGTTGCCCTCGCTGCGGCCGCTTCAGGGGTGGGTGTTGTTGTCAACGCGCTGCTGGCTGCGGCCGTGTCGCCGTTGGCAGGAGGGGCCACGCGGACCCTGCTGCTTGGCGGCATCAGTTCCCTCCTGGTGGGCGGACCGGTCTGGTGGCTGGCGTGGAAGCCCCTGAAGCAGCCGCGGACTGCCGAGGACATTCCGCCCGGCCGCCGCATCTACCTCATTGCCTTCTTCGGTGTCAGCGCAGTGGTTGCACTCGTCACGCTCCTGGTGATCGGCTACCGGCTCTTCGAATTCCTGCTCGGGGACGTCACCGGCGGCAGCCTCCTGGACCGCATCCGCGCACCCTTCGGGCTCCTGGTGGCCGCGGGCCTCGTGGCCGGCTACCACTTCGCCCTGTGGCGGCACGACCGTGTCCTCCTCGCCGCTGCGCGGCCCGCCAGGACGCGCACCATCGACGCGGTCACGCTGGTAACCGCGCAACCAGCAGACGCCGAGGCCTTGGCCGCAGGCATCGCTGAAGCCACCGGCGGCGCCAGGGTCACCTTGTGGCTGCGCGCGGACGACGGCGCCTCCGCTGTTCCCGCGTCGGGTGCTGGTACCGGCGGGGCTGCTTCCGGCGGGGCTGCTTCCGTGGCGGAAACTTCGGCCCCGGCCGAGGACGTCATTCCGCGGATCGCTGCGGCGCTGGAAGGCGTAATGGCCCACCACGTTTTGGTGGTTCTGGGCCCGGCGGCGCGGCTGGACGTCATCCCTCTGGCCAGTGCCGGTTCGCGGCGCTAG
- a CDS encoding HNH endonuclease signature motif containing protein, whose protein sequence is MGKAAVVKAFEDINAALAVLNAEADGCGSEPFSGADPLAGLADGCLDILAWAAGVQARIAGLVANAAGTYANTARAAAPPDAPVQAQEMAIAAEISCVMAIGDRAAGALLARSHALATSLPRTLAALHNGTISWQHATVMVDEAATLDPAGAAALEAHFLAPDTPRLPNAASIGEMPAYRFRAKARTWRERHHAESIEKRHAKGVADRRVEYRPDQDGMAWLSAYLPAHQAAAAWNRLTAISRGMQGPDEARTLSQLRADTFAEALLTSGTTSSNSGGSGTRAEVLVTVPVFSLMGLTDEPAVLDGHGPIPASMARDLVAGGADSFHRILVDPRDGAPMEIGRTSYRITKAMRTWLRLRDGKCPFPGCSNSSLDNEADHLLAWHQGGTTGISNLGQPCPKHHKLRHTSGWKPTPATTTGPPGWTSPTGRHYTSEHQDWEPPHWPRQLEPVTGRPPDYAYTRLSPGEDALTRILHAHG, encoded by the coding sequence ATGGGTAAGGCGGCGGTGGTGAAGGCGTTTGAGGACATCAACGCTGCTCTTGCTGTGCTCAATGCGGAAGCGGATGGGTGCGGTTCGGAGCCGTTCTCCGGCGCTGACCCACTGGCCGGGCTAGCCGACGGGTGCCTGGACATCCTTGCCTGGGCCGCCGGGGTCCAGGCCCGGATAGCGGGTCTAGTGGCCAACGCCGCAGGGACATACGCCAACACCGCACGGGCCGCAGCCCCGCCGGACGCCCCGGTACAGGCGCAGGAAATGGCGATCGCAGCCGAGATCAGCTGTGTCATGGCCATCGGGGACCGGGCCGCGGGCGCCCTGCTGGCCCGGTCCCACGCCCTCGCCACCTCCCTGCCCCGGACCCTCGCAGCCCTGCACAACGGAACAATCTCCTGGCAGCACGCCACAGTCATGGTGGACGAGGCCGCAACCCTTGACCCCGCTGGGGCCGCCGCCCTCGAAGCCCACTTTTTGGCCCCGGACACACCACGACTGCCCAATGCCGCCTCCATTGGCGAGATGCCGGCGTACCGGTTCCGCGCGAAAGCCCGGACGTGGCGGGAACGCCACCACGCCGAATCCATCGAGAAGCGGCACGCCAAGGGCGTGGCTGACCGGCGGGTCGAATACCGGCCGGACCAGGACGGCATGGCCTGGCTCTCCGCCTACCTGCCCGCCCACCAAGCCGCAGCCGCCTGGAACCGGCTGACCGCCATCTCCCGGGGGATGCAGGGACCGGACGAGGCCCGCACCCTGTCCCAGCTCCGGGCAGACACCTTCGCCGAAGCACTTCTCACCAGCGGCACCACCAGCAGCAACAGCGGGGGCAGCGGTACCCGGGCCGAGGTGCTGGTCACCGTGCCGGTATTCTCCCTGATGGGCCTCACGGACGAGCCCGCAGTGCTGGACGGGCACGGCCCCATCCCGGCCTCCATGGCACGGGACCTCGTCGCCGGCGGGGCGGACTCGTTCCACCGGATACTGGTTGACCCGCGGGACGGGGCACCAATGGAAATCGGCCGCACCAGCTACCGGATAACCAAGGCGATGCGGACCTGGCTCAGGCTCAGGGACGGAAAATGCCCCTTCCCCGGCTGCAGCAACAGCTCCCTGGACAACGAAGCCGACCACCTCCTCGCCTGGCACCAAGGCGGCACCACCGGAATCAGCAACCTGGGCCAGCCCTGCCCAAAACACCACAAACTCCGCCACACCAGCGGCTGGAAACCCACCCCCGCCACCACAACCGGACCACCCGGCTGGACCTCACCCACCGGCCGCCACTACACAAGCGAACACCAAGACTGGGAACCACCCCACTGGCCCCGGCAACTGGAGCCCGTCACCGGCCGGCCGCCGGACTACGCCTACACCAGGCTCTCCCCAGGAGAAGACGCCCTGACGCGCATCCTTCACGCCCACGGCTAA
- a CDS encoding universal stress protein, protein MSGVVVVGVDGSPSALKAAEKALDLAKSLGASLHVVTAFDVDRSESFGVGSDEVRVWNSEAAENVAKALSDTRPGVEVTHFAARGKPADSLIKEAIRLDARLIVVGNRRMRGIGRLLGSVANSVAHNAPCDVYIANTYED, encoded by the coding sequence ATGAGTGGAGTAGTGGTAGTTGGAGTGGATGGCAGCCCGTCGGCATTGAAGGCCGCGGAAAAAGCGCTGGACCTGGCGAAATCGCTGGGAGCTTCGCTGCACGTGGTGACCGCATTCGACGTCGACCGTTCCGAGAGCTTCGGCGTCGGTTCGGACGAGGTGAGGGTCTGGAACTCCGAGGCCGCCGAAAACGTCGCCAAAGCACTGTCCGATACGCGGCCGGGAGTGGAGGTCACCCACTTCGCCGCCCGCGGCAAACCGGCCGATTCCCTCATCAAGGAGGCCATCCGCCTGGACGCCCGGCTGATCGTGGTGGGCAACCGGAGGATGCGCGGCATCGGCCGCCTCCTGGGCAGCGTGGCCAACAGCGTGGCGCACAACGCCCCCTGCGATGTCTACATCGCCAACACCTACGAGGACTAA